The following coding sequences lie in one Apium graveolens cultivar Ventura chromosome 1, ASM990537v1, whole genome shotgun sequence genomic window:
- the LOC141677938 gene encoding condensin-2 complex subunit H2 isoform X1, translated as MSQNKEASGSGERFQMVQPLRDLQLNWEVDVAKNLEDYLLKICSGEVTGEDNGHLSINFAEAAMVIQNSIQVYSRKVEYLYSLVLNALEFITQQSSQPNQSEEGGESGGRSPCDEGGERSAPDDENDEFWVPDDIPVEPNITLDNEACCTLDDFVKPPADLLVLEGDCLDADGEGGELDSYLLAKCDLYRDFLLLDPSDAAAVDEYLKEEQGPVRKQNGVNRGSSQPCHQSFLSPSKQKAGSAFKSPIANIDQSPRLDHGFDFGEFSDNVPQNNNSEFEMDTGEYPSSENNDDDSDEDDPWKPLNPHEPGNLKVKPFKKVKACGWDGSKANKKSPITKDFPLAPLHGPISFDLTQIWESQRRSSESQQSKSPPLYEKLRQSLVLGEHGTFDEFKSKVADEVNGYDSENADFGPPEFDMPENTYMNEDHDDGTAHFHTDDAYGNDVPTQNDNAYGNNDPTPDANLEDLCHKHLDSLVANLNEIEKQTEMAARVSTWKQRMEQNLEEEDSLPPFDIHTYGEKVLEKLSEVNEEGEKTMSFTDVVKGQDKHDVARTFSALLQLVNNGNVALLRVDDDDANVLRVDDNDKERKCYTAKKPFYIKLLRHKRRPEVQLRSSKKKAKSPPTNTKASGRKGKSVKQNL; from the exons ATGAGCCAAAACAAAGAAGCATCTGGGTCAGGAGAGAGATTTCAGATGGTGCAGCCTCTTCGTGATCTTCAATTGAACTGGGAAGTTGATGTTGCTAAGAATCTTGAAGATTATCTTTTGAAGATTTGTTCTGGTGAAGTCACTGGTGAAGATAATGGCCATTTGAGTATCAATTTTGCTGAAG CCGCAATGGTGATTCAGAATTCGATTCAAGTGTACAGTAGGAAAGTGGAATATCTTTATTCTTTGGTTTTAAATGCTTTGGAGTTTATAACTCAACAGAG CAGCCAGCCCAATCAATCGGAGGAAGGTGGTGAGTCTGGTGGTCGCTCTCCGTGTGATGAAGGTGGTGAACGTTCTGCTCCTGACGATGAAAATGATGAGTTTTGGGTCCCAGATGACATCCCAG TGGAACCAAATATCACCCTTGATAATGAAGCCTGTTGTACTTTAGACGACTTTGTAAAACCCCCTGCAGATCTTCTAGTTCTTGAAGGTGACTGCTTAGATGCTGATGGTGAAGGCGGAGAACTAGATTCATATCTG CTGGCCAAATGTGATCTATACCGGGATTTCTTATTACTGGACCCCTCCGATGCAGCAGCAGTTGATGAATATCTGAAGGAGGAACAGGGACCAGTGAGAAAGCAGAACGGTGTCAACCGAGGAAGCTCTCAGCCCTGTCACCAAAGCTTTTTATCCCCCTCTAAACAAAAAGCGGGATCTGCCTTTAAGAGTCCAATTGCAAATATTGATCAATCTCCCCGTCTCGATCATGGCTTTGATTTTGGTGAATTTAGTGATAATGTTCCTCAAAATAACAACAGTGAATTCGAAATGGATACTGGTGAATATCCAAGTTCTGAGAACAatgatgatgattcagatgaAGATGATCCTTGGAAACCCTTAAATCCCCATGAACCAGGAAATTTGAAAGTTAAGCCTTTCAAAAAAG TGAAAGCTTGCGGATGGGATGGGTCAAAGGCCAATAAAAAAAGCCCAATAACTAAAGACTTTCCTCTTGCACCTTTGCATGGTCCCATCAGTTTTGATCTCACACAAATATGGGAGTCACAGCGCCGTTCTTCAGAAAGTCAGCAGTCTAAATCCCCTCCACTTTATGAAAAG CTGCGGCAATCACTTGTTCTCGGGGAGCATGGTACTTTTGATGAATTCAAATCCAAGGTTGCAGATGAGGTCAATGGATATGATAGTGAGAATGCCGACTTTGGACCTCCTGAATTTGACATGCCTGAGAATACATACATGAATGAAGAT CATGATGATGGAACTGCTCATTTTCACACTGATGATGCTTATGGAAATGATGTTCCAACTCAAAATGATAATGCTTACGGCAACAACGATCCAACTCCTGATGCGAATCTTGAAGATCTTTGCCACAAACACCTT GATTCTCTTGTTGCTAACCTTAATGAAATCGAGAAACAGACAGAAATGGCAGCTCGGGTGTCAACGTGGAAACAAAGAATGGAGCAAAACTTGGAAGAAGAA GATTCACTCCCTCCCTTTGACATACATACATATGGTGAAAAAGTATTGGAGAAGTTGTCTGAGGTAAATGAAGAAGGCGAAAAGACCATGTCTTTTACTGATGTTGTCAAGGGACAAGATAAACATGATGTTGCTCGAACATTTTCTGCACTTCTTCAGTTG GTGAATAACGGAAATGTTGCTCTGCTAAGAGTCGATGATGATGATGCTAATGTGCTACGAGTTGATGATAATGACAAGGAGCGCAAATGCTACACTGCCAAAAAGCCATTCTACATTAAACTCCTTAGGCACAAGAGACGACCAGAGGTGCAGCTTCGGTCatcaaagaagaaagctaaaTCTCCGCCAACGAACACAAAAGCATCAGGAAGGAAGGGtaagtctgtaaaacagaacCTTTAA
- the LOC141677938 gene encoding condensin-2 complex subunit H2 isoform X2 yields MSQNKEASGSGERFQMVQPLRDLQLNWEVDVAKNLEDYLLKICSGEVTGEDNGHLSINFAEAAMVIQNSIQVYSRKVEYLYSLVLNALEFITQQSQPNQSEEGGESGGRSPCDEGGERSAPDDENDEFWVPDDIPVEPNITLDNEACCTLDDFVKPPADLLVLEGDCLDADGEGGELDSYLLAKCDLYRDFLLLDPSDAAAVDEYLKEEQGPVRKQNGVNRGSSQPCHQSFLSPSKQKAGSAFKSPIANIDQSPRLDHGFDFGEFSDNVPQNNNSEFEMDTGEYPSSENNDDDSDEDDPWKPLNPHEPGNLKVKPFKKVKACGWDGSKANKKSPITKDFPLAPLHGPISFDLTQIWESQRRSSESQQSKSPPLYEKLRQSLVLGEHGTFDEFKSKVADEVNGYDSENADFGPPEFDMPENTYMNEDHDDGTAHFHTDDAYGNDVPTQNDNAYGNNDPTPDANLEDLCHKHLDSLVANLNEIEKQTEMAARVSTWKQRMEQNLEEEDSLPPFDIHTYGEKVLEKLSEVNEEGEKTMSFTDVVKGQDKHDVARTFSALLQLVNNGNVALLRVDDDDANVLRVDDNDKERKCYTAKKPFYIKLLRHKRRPEVQLRSSKKKAKSPPTNTKASGRKGKSVKQNL; encoded by the exons ATGAGCCAAAACAAAGAAGCATCTGGGTCAGGAGAGAGATTTCAGATGGTGCAGCCTCTTCGTGATCTTCAATTGAACTGGGAAGTTGATGTTGCTAAGAATCTTGAAGATTATCTTTTGAAGATTTGTTCTGGTGAAGTCACTGGTGAAGATAATGGCCATTTGAGTATCAATTTTGCTGAAG CCGCAATGGTGATTCAGAATTCGATTCAAGTGTACAGTAGGAAAGTGGAATATCTTTATTCTTTGGTTTTAAATGCTTTGGAGTTTATAACTCAACAGAG CCAGCCCAATCAATCGGAGGAAGGTGGTGAGTCTGGTGGTCGCTCTCCGTGTGATGAAGGTGGTGAACGTTCTGCTCCTGACGATGAAAATGATGAGTTTTGGGTCCCAGATGACATCCCAG TGGAACCAAATATCACCCTTGATAATGAAGCCTGTTGTACTTTAGACGACTTTGTAAAACCCCCTGCAGATCTTCTAGTTCTTGAAGGTGACTGCTTAGATGCTGATGGTGAAGGCGGAGAACTAGATTCATATCTG CTGGCCAAATGTGATCTATACCGGGATTTCTTATTACTGGACCCCTCCGATGCAGCAGCAGTTGATGAATATCTGAAGGAGGAACAGGGACCAGTGAGAAAGCAGAACGGTGTCAACCGAGGAAGCTCTCAGCCCTGTCACCAAAGCTTTTTATCCCCCTCTAAACAAAAAGCGGGATCTGCCTTTAAGAGTCCAATTGCAAATATTGATCAATCTCCCCGTCTCGATCATGGCTTTGATTTTGGTGAATTTAGTGATAATGTTCCTCAAAATAACAACAGTGAATTCGAAATGGATACTGGTGAATATCCAAGTTCTGAGAACAatgatgatgattcagatgaAGATGATCCTTGGAAACCCTTAAATCCCCATGAACCAGGAAATTTGAAAGTTAAGCCTTTCAAAAAAG TGAAAGCTTGCGGATGGGATGGGTCAAAGGCCAATAAAAAAAGCCCAATAACTAAAGACTTTCCTCTTGCACCTTTGCATGGTCCCATCAGTTTTGATCTCACACAAATATGGGAGTCACAGCGCCGTTCTTCAGAAAGTCAGCAGTCTAAATCCCCTCCACTTTATGAAAAG CTGCGGCAATCACTTGTTCTCGGGGAGCATGGTACTTTTGATGAATTCAAATCCAAGGTTGCAGATGAGGTCAATGGATATGATAGTGAGAATGCCGACTTTGGACCTCCTGAATTTGACATGCCTGAGAATACATACATGAATGAAGAT CATGATGATGGAACTGCTCATTTTCACACTGATGATGCTTATGGAAATGATGTTCCAACTCAAAATGATAATGCTTACGGCAACAACGATCCAACTCCTGATGCGAATCTTGAAGATCTTTGCCACAAACACCTT GATTCTCTTGTTGCTAACCTTAATGAAATCGAGAAACAGACAGAAATGGCAGCTCGGGTGTCAACGTGGAAACAAAGAATGGAGCAAAACTTGGAAGAAGAA GATTCACTCCCTCCCTTTGACATACATACATATGGTGAAAAAGTATTGGAGAAGTTGTCTGAGGTAAATGAAGAAGGCGAAAAGACCATGTCTTTTACTGATGTTGTCAAGGGACAAGATAAACATGATGTTGCTCGAACATTTTCTGCACTTCTTCAGTTG GTGAATAACGGAAATGTTGCTCTGCTAAGAGTCGATGATGATGATGCTAATGTGCTACGAGTTGATGATAATGACAAGGAGCGCAAATGCTACACTGCCAAAAAGCCATTCTACATTAAACTCCTTAGGCACAAGAGACGACCAGAGGTGCAGCTTCGGTCatcaaagaagaaagctaaaTCTCCGCCAACGAACACAAAAGCATCAGGAAGGAAGGGtaagtctgtaaaacagaacCTTTAA
- the LOC141677929 gene encoding RING-H2 finger protein ATL2-like: protein MSENTNNTNATLHPIYMHAPKSYALSGKIMLSAIVILFVIVALMICLHMYARWYLLRVRRRYLHRRRSRRQRASNIVFYVDQHSAPVHTANRGLEVSVLNSLPLFVYSELTHKELDCAVCLSEFEEGETGRVLPKCHHSFHIECIDMWFHSHSTCPICRARVEPVDPTRTRDVLITVDKPVQPAEPVQPSGSGSRETSLADRRKGLDLGGVKIEVPTRTESVDELRPSSPASYGFMSPGNRLQSLRRILSMGKKPVLVSPSSEIGTSWTGTTESDIELGISEEVREHVCEQARTEPHK from the coding sequence ATGTCTGAAAATACCAACAACACTAATGCAACCCTGCATCCCATATACATGCATGCACCAAAAAGCTATGCACTCAGCGGCAAAATCATGCTGAGTGCAATTGTGATTCTCTTTGTTATTGTAGCCCTAATGATATGTCTTCACATGTATGCAAGGTGGTACTTGCTACGTGTTCGTCGTCGTTATCTTCATCGTCGTCGTAGTCGTCGTCAACGAGCCTCGAATATTGTTTTTTACGTCGACCAACACTCAGCTCCGGTTCATACAGCGAACCGTGGGCTTGAAGTTAGTGTGCTTAACTCGCTTCCTTTGTTTGTTTACTCCGAGTTGACTCATAAGGAGCTGGATTGCGCGGTTTGTTTGTCCGAGTTTGAAGAGGGCGAAACGGGTCGGGTTTTACCCAAGTGTCATCATAGTTTTCATATCGAGTGTATTGATATGTGGTTTCATTCTCATTCTACTTGCCCCATTTGTCGTGCTCGGGTTGAACCGGTTGACCCGACCCGAACCCGCGATGTTTTAATAACCGTTGATAAACCGGTTCAACCGGCTGAACCGGTCCAGCCGTCCGGTTCGGGTTCTAGAGAGACGTCATTGGCGGATAGGCGAAAGGGGTTGGATTTGGGAGGAGTGAAAATCGAGGTGCCAACGAGAACTGAGTCAGTGGACGAGTTGAGACCGAGTTCACCCGCGAGTTACGGGTTTATGTCACCCGGGAACCGGTTACAATCTCTAAGAAGAATACTAAGCATGGGAAAAAAACCGGTTCTTGTTTCACCCTCGTCCGAAATCGGGACGAGTTGGACGGGTACTACTGAGTCGGATATCGAGTTAGGAATAAGCGAGGAAGTTCGTGAACATGTTTGTGAACAAGCTCGAACGGAGCCACATAAGTAA